One segment of Rhodanobacter thiooxydans DNA contains the following:
- a CDS encoding amidohydrolase family protein: protein MDFLQAAMDVSLCRAVSVTPAGHSRMPLPIRGGRIGASLAARAYRLDLHDHLVFPGLINAHEHLHVNTVPPLPARAPFPNSYAWIAAFRAHFEEPAVIAALRVPKALRLRHGALKNLLAGTTCVAHHDPWHAALDEPDFPVAVLRDYGWSYALGWPDYGPPVRSSFAATPADRPWLIHLAEGTDAIAQAELARLDEMGCLAANSVLIHGVGLREQDVDRVIERGAAVVWCPTSNRNLLGRTLDPRRLCAAGRLALGSDSRLSGARDLLDEMRGIVARGELDAGQLLGLVTSQAARILRLPSGGSLAPGALADLVIVEDRGGDERCGLVGIERSRIRAVVRHGVPRIADPDFAEWFDVAGMDAVPVTLDGRPKLLARPLADAGLVALEPGLELAAAHHAHNLAMEAG from the coding sequence ATGGACTTCCTGCAGGCCGCGATGGATGTCAGCTTGTGCCGGGCCGTCTCGGTCACGCCCGCGGGCCACTCGCGCATGCCGCTGCCGATCCGGGGCGGGCGGATCGGCGCGTCGCTGGCGGCGCGGGCGTACCGGCTCGACCTGCATGACCATCTGGTCTTCCCCGGCCTGATCAACGCGCACGAGCATCTGCACGTCAACACGGTGCCGCCGCTGCCAGCCCGCGCGCCGTTCCCGAACAGCTACGCCTGGATCGCCGCCTTCCGGGCGCACTTCGAGGAGCCGGCGGTGATCGCCGCGCTGCGGGTGCCGAAGGCGTTGCGGCTGCGCCACGGGGCGCTGAAGAACCTGCTTGCCGGCACCACCTGCGTGGCGCATCACGACCCCTGGCATGCGGCGCTCGACGAGCCGGATTTCCCGGTCGCCGTGCTGCGCGACTACGGCTGGAGCTATGCGCTGGGCTGGCCCGATTACGGCCCGCCGGTGCGGTCGAGCTTCGCCGCCACGCCTGCCGATCGGCCGTGGCTGATCCATCTGGCCGAAGGCACCGATGCGATCGCGCAGGCGGAACTGGCCCGGCTCGACGAGATGGGATGCCTGGCGGCGAACAGCGTGCTGATCCACGGCGTCGGCCTGCGCGAGCAGGACGTCGACCGGGTGATCGAGCGCGGCGCGGCGGTGGTCTGGTGTCCGACCAGCAACCGCAACCTGCTCGGACGCACGCTGGACCCGCGGCGCCTGTGCGCAGCGGGCCGGCTCGCGCTGGGCAGCGATTCGCGGCTCAGCGGCGCCCGCGACCTGCTTGATGAAATGCGCGGCATCGTCGCCCGCGGCGAGCTGGACGCCGGGCAGTTGCTGGGCCTGGTCACCAGCCAGGCCGCGCGCATCCTGCGGCTGCCCTCCGGCGGCAGCCTGGCGCCGGGTGCGCTGGCGGATCTGGTGATCGTCGAGGACCGCGGCGGCGACGAGCGCTGCGGCCTGGTCGGCATCGAGCGCAGCCGGATCCGGGCGGTGGTGCGCCACGGCGTGCCGCGCATCGCCGATCCGGATTTCGCCGAATGGTTCGATGTCGCCGGCATGGACGCCGTGCCGGTGACGCTGGACGGCAGGCCGAAACTGCTGGCCAGGCCGCTGGCCGACGCCGGGCTGGTGGCGCTCGAACCCGGGCTTGAACTGGCCGCTGCGCACCACGCGCACAACCTCGCCATGGAGGCCGGTTAG
- a CDS encoding class I SAM-dependent methyltransferase has translation MLLPAEAYALWAASYPAHAHNPVMQAEERAMLGLMPATLHGQAVLDVGCGSGRYMLHALRRGAARVIGVDLSSPMLARAGVELAAWQAGADIDLVQGSLEALPVPDARANLTLCGLVVGHLDDLQRALAELCRVTRPGGTLLCSDVHPIGHALGWLRDFKSDGQHYAVRHTQHLYSHWHAACAALGLRIEQVLEPMLDPADVPAGARFDHTALAVPVALVFRLRRGP, from the coding sequence ATGCTGCTGCCAGCCGAGGCGTATGCCTTGTGGGCAGCCAGTTACCCCGCGCATGCGCACAACCCGGTGATGCAGGCGGAGGAGCGCGCCATGCTCGGGCTGATGCCGGCCACGCTGCATGGGCAGGCCGTGCTCGATGTCGGCTGCGGCAGCGGACGCTACATGCTGCATGCGCTGCGCCGTGGTGCGGCGCGCGTGATCGGCGTGGATCTTTCGTCGCCGATGCTCGCGCGCGCCGGCGTCGAGCTGGCTGCCTGGCAAGCTGGCGCGGACATCGACCTGGTGCAGGGCAGCCTCGAAGCGCTGCCGGTGCCGGATGCGCGGGCGAACCTGACCCTCTGCGGCCTGGTCGTCGGCCATCTCGACGACCTGCAGCGCGCGCTGGCCGAGCTGTGCCGGGTGACCCGGCCCGGCGGCACGCTGCTGTGCAGCGACGTGCATCCGATCGGGCATGCGCTGGGCTGGCTGCGCGACTTCAAGTCGGACGGCCAGCACTACGCCGTGCGGCACACGCAGCACCTGTACAGCCACTGGCACGCGGCCTGCGCCGCACTCGGGCTGCGCATCGAACAGGTGCTGGAACCGATGCTCGACCCGGCCGACGTCCCTGCCGGTGCGCGTTTCGACCACACCGCGCTGGCGGTTCCCGTGGCGCTGGTGTTCCGGCTGCGGCGCGGGCCGTGA
- a CDS encoding B12-binding domain-containing radical SAM protein produces MTHASRTLLINPTITSRRSARFPLSLLHLAAALERSGHDSQIVDGNVDRDFVNDTLHALEQGAFGAVGVSVMGGPQLAPAIAVSRAIRERFPVVPIIWGGYFPTLNPDAALAAPYVDYAVRGQAGETLPELISALDGKAEAKLATIGGLSWKQGGAVVHNPNRRFTLADNGMVLPYDKLGDPRRYLARTYLGRRTVAHQASIGCRFRCTFCGVAAMFGGTTVLPAAEQLERDLSYLKYELGADSVQYFDNNFFDRERDMLPLLEVMARFEMPWWCFARADALLNLSEEAWKLVRKSRLRMAYIGAESPNGQMLKEIRKGTRPDQTMAVVELCRRHGVIPELSFMVAPPENTEEETEHTFEFIRALKRINPQSEIVIYVYTPLPENSRHEQDRARRPAKPLFGLDGAPVVFPTTPEEWAQPRWVDYTCHADAPWLDEKLRQRIHDFVTVLRCRFPTVQDLRSPPWAKRSLSAMADWRYRYGRYNRPWELELANRLVRLRMPQVSGL; encoded by the coding sequence ATGACCCATGCCTCACGCACCTTGCTGATCAACCCGACCATCACCTCGCGGCGCAGCGCGCGCTTCCCGTTGTCCCTGCTGCACCTGGCGGCCGCGCTGGAGCGCAGCGGCCACGACAGCCAGATCGTCGACGGCAACGTCGACCGCGATTTCGTCAACGACACCTTGCACGCGCTGGAGCAGGGCGCCTTCGGTGCGGTCGGCGTCAGCGTCATGGGCGGTCCGCAGCTGGCGCCGGCGATCGCCGTCTCCCGCGCGATCCGCGAGCGCTTTCCGGTGGTGCCGATCATCTGGGGCGGCTATTTCCCCACGCTCAACCCGGACGCGGCGCTGGCCGCGCCCTACGTCGACTACGCGGTGCGCGGGCAGGCCGGGGAAACCCTGCCCGAACTGATTTCCGCGCTGGACGGCAAGGCCGAGGCGAAGCTGGCGACGATCGGCGGCCTGTCGTGGAAGCAGGGCGGCGCGGTCGTGCACAACCCGAACCGCCGTTTCACGCTGGCCGACAACGGCATGGTGCTGCCATACGACAAGCTCGGCGACCCGCGGCGCTACCTCGCGCGCACCTATCTCGGCCGCCGCACCGTCGCGCACCAGGCGTCGATCGGTTGCCGCTTCCGTTGCACCTTCTGCGGCGTGGCCGCGATGTTCGGTGGCACCACCGTGCTGCCGGCGGCGGAGCAACTGGAACGCGACCTGAGTTATCTGAAGTACGAGCTGGGCGCGGACTCGGTGCAGTACTTCGACAACAATTTCTTCGATCGCGAACGGGACATGTTGCCGCTGCTCGAAGTGATGGCCAGGTTCGAAATGCCGTGGTGGTGCTTCGCCCGCGCCGACGCCCTGCTCAACCTGTCGGAAGAAGCGTGGAAGCTGGTGCGCAAGAGCCGGCTGCGGATGGCCTACATCGGCGCGGAATCGCCCAATGGCCAGATGCTCAAGGAAATCCGCAAGGGCACGCGGCCGGACCAGACGATGGCGGTGGTGGAGTTGTGCCGCCGCCACGGCGTGATCCCCGAGCTGTCGTTCATGGTCGCACCGCCGGAGAACACCGAGGAGGAGACCGAGCACACCTTCGAGTTCATCCGCGCGCTGAAGCGGATCAACCCGCAGTCCGAGATCGTCATCTACGTCTACACGCCGCTGCCGGAAAACAGCCGGCACGAACAGGACCGCGCGCGGCGTCCGGCCAAGCCGCTGTTCGGTCTCGACGGCGCACCGGTGGTGTTCCCGACCACGCCGGAGGAGTGGGCGCAGCCGCGCTGGGTCGACTACACCTGCCATGCCGATGCGCCCTGGCTTGACGAAAAACTGCGCCAGCGCATCCACGATTTCGTCACCGTGCTGCGTTGCCGCTTCCCCACCGTGCAGGACCTGCGCTCGCCGCCCTGGGCCAAACGCAGCCTGAGCGCGATGGCCGATTGGCGTTATCGCTACGGCAGGTACAACCGGCCGTGGGAACTGGAGCTGGCCAACCGGCTGGTGCGCCTGCGCATGCCGCAGGTGTCGGGCCTCTAG